The segment TGGGAAAGGCGAACATTTCAGGAGTTTGACTCAAAAGTCGTTTTGAATCATAGTCAAATAATCTCAGATCATCATCAAGGAAAACGCGAGCCATGATGGCAGAGGAGACGTATGGAACCTGGTTTCCTGTTCCAAAGAACAGCGCAGTGAGAGGGAAGACCATGTAGTTGCAGAAGTCATCAGAGAAGCCGTACCACTTGAGAACTTTTCCAATgggcaaaaatatgaaaattgctTCAAACTTGTTGATGAATTTAAGGAGCTTTTCAAACCGGGCTATGTCATTTTGCAGTTTTTCAGTCAGCTCTGAAGGAGCATAATTGGTCCAAGCAGTTTTCCCTTTGCCAAAAGACACGGTCAAATGCACAGGGTTTGTTTCAAGGTTAAACTCCTTcattatgtttaaaacatttctgtAAGTGGGGCATCCTCCTTGTACacctgagaaaaaaaaaaaaccaaaataattatatatatgaagaagtcggattttcattaaattcagTGGAATTATGCATGTCCAaatttttaactacatgtagCTGTCAAAGTTATATTTATGACTGGATTGAGGTATTGTCTATCATTTCTATAAGCTTACCGTCATTGATGACCAATCCCCCTTTGATTTCTGAGGTGGTAGCTACTCCCCCAGGGACGGGGGCTTTCTCCCAGACCTGGACATCAAATTTGTCGGCGCAGCGAGACAGACTGTAGGCAGCCGCTGTTCCTGCAGCCCCTGACCCCACCACCAGCACTCTCTTTAACATCATTTTCAAGCTGGAGGaaataattattatcaaaatatgcaacataatccattatataaatatgcaACAATATATGCTCTTTCATAAGTTTTAAATACATCTATCAAATTAGTGTTTTTATACTTCTATTacacaaaaatgcattttaaagtagtttagaagtaatcaacatttttgCAGACATTACCTTTAGCAGAGCATGAAATGCGTTCGtgtttctctttctttctttctgacCAAGCTCTAATACTATTCAATTTTTTGGCCCTTGTGTAACTCCACTTTCCGTCACATTTTCCcacagctgacttgtttgtaaacaacatCCGGGCATTTACAATATGGCAGCGCCCATAAGAACGCttgtttcattaaattcatAGCATTTTCCAGTTTAGTATACGTTCAAGTTATACAAGAGTGTGTATCGGGCAGCATGTATACATTTGTGTATTGAATACACATTGACGTGAACCTATGTCCATACAGGTGACGTGATGTTGTCGCCTGGATCCCTCCTCAGTCAGGAATGGTATTCGTCTACCACTGGGAAGGCCGTGCTCTCATCTCTTATGACGAGAAACTTACTCAAAAGAAAACCGTttggtattttaatttttcatattagttaACCACACTTATAGAATATCCCAAACCTAATCTATTTGTACACAAAAACTGATTGGTTAAATTTCCTCAttgtattaaattattattaattggATTCCAAAAAAGAATATCAGATGAAATGTTAAATTCTCTTGAGCTTAAAAATGCTTACAAGAAAtcgttctttgaatattatgaggtgatcaaataaaatcgggtgTGATCAATTCTATCATAATGCCTTtgggctttatttgatttgatcaccCCGACCGTTTTTGATTTTCTCATGATATTCATCATCATCAGAAACCCACGGTCGGTTTCGTTTCTCTAGGAGGTAGGAGAAGTGAGACCGGGAGGTAAGAGAAGCAAGACCGACAGTGGGTTTCCGATGATgaattatataatacatgtatactcaaagaatgttacatgtattccttaaataattaaTACTGTACAGTAGCATAACTTGCAAGCACTTGTAATAATTCCATAAATGTACCTGTTAAACAACTTTAGGAACAAGCTCCTAGCTGGCACAGAAAGATAACGACAAGCTAAATGTAGATTTTTATTGTACAGGAATTTTGGACAAGCCTGTTTTACCATCGAACGTTACAGCAGATGAAGTGAAGTACAAGATTCTTTTAGTGGGGAAAAGTGGGATCGGAAAAACTAGTACCATAGCTAAATTATCAGGAAATGAAATTCCAGCCACTCACAGCGAAACCCCAGGTAATCACTATCCAAGTGCACATGTCTTCaaggaaaggatttttttttgtgcaaAAACGGACACATAATGAGTATTTATTAGCTTGAATATGTCTACAAATACAAGTACATGGAAGTCAATATTCATCATATTTTGCTTTAATTTTGGCAGGTATCCACATCACAACCACTCAATGGCCTGGAATGGTCAAACAAATGAACAAGATTGTGATGTTTCACCTTCAGTTCTGGGATGTGGGGGATGGAGCAATGAAAAAATACGAACACATCAAAACGGTCAGTGTCCTGTCTCTTTATTTGAAATGGGtaaaaaacaagaaatttaAACAGATAGAAATCATCAGAATTCATGgtcaaaataaaacagaaagcTATTTTATTCACTACACATGTATTTGCccttaaattttgtatttgtgttggtaaacataatacatgtttatgttAAATGATGCAGTTCAGATATCAAGACTATTTTCATCATGTTTATGTACTAATGAGACACACTATATGTAATTACAGCTGTATTGTATGTATAGGCCGTTACAAGCATTATGATTGCTTGGCGATCCATATTGGACCCTATAATACATGTTAGTCTTTAACACATAGTAAAACCATTTGTATAGGGTCAATTATTATAAtctaacaaattttaaatgcagGTTATTTTCACTTTCTTTCAGACCTGGGAGAATCAGGCTGACTGTGTGATCTTCCTGTTCAGCTTTGTGGACAGAGGAAGCTTTGAAGAAATCTCACAGCATATCACCAGAATGACCAAACCAAAGAATAACTTCACAAAACTTGTCATTGGCACCAAGTATCctttgttctttaaaaaaaaaaaaaaaaaaaaaacaacatcaaataacaatcaaatgacaaaattttcatttagttTATAGAATAACCTCATTCAATATACCACATACGATATGGTATGTTGATTTTCCTTGACGATATAACAGATTTGATCAGCATGCTTACAGTGAGATCACACAGAGAGACATCAGGGACTTTGAACACACCTGGAAAGTCCCCATTCTGAAGATCAGAAATGTTCCGGACACAGAGACAAAGAATGATATAAATGAAATCTCTCAGATACTGACCACCATATGTGAACACTTGTGGCATCGGGACATTGTGTTAGCTGGACGGTCGGTTCCAACTAGTGATGGGAAAATCTCTGCCTGTTGAGGCTGCCTTAGTGGATCATTATTAATCACATATGAAGAgtttactttcattttattgGTCTTATATCATTAGGTAAATTGTTCATATACCGTATTTGTgtctcatatttttttaataaataaaagttgggagtaaaaaaaaacaactttgtgaTGATGTTAAAACAGtacctccctccccccccccccccccatctcctagtacatgtactactactactactactgtTGTATTTAAGCTTATTACCATACAGTCACCGATAGTGCTCATAACTTCATACAACTAATTGCTCCATAAGATTTCAAGAggttaaaattattaaaatgccaACATAAGTTGTGTACAGCATTTTTTGATGATCGTTATGATCTTCCATATATCTGCTGACGCACTTAATAGAATATTGCAGATCACTACACCATATTTTATAGTAACGCAGAGTGCAACTCAATTTGAGTGCTTTCTTGTTTGCGGTAACTTAAATATTACGATTTTTATTTGCTCGCAATAAATCATTTGATTCACACATAAAGCATCGAAAC is part of the Magallana gigas chromosome 3, xbMagGiga1.1, whole genome shotgun sequence genome and harbors:
- the LOC105325145 gene encoding ciliogenesis and planar polarity effector 2 produces the protein MLSPGSLLSQEWYSSTTGKAVLSSLMTRNLLKRKPFGILDKPVLPSNVTADEVKYKILLVGKSGIGKTSTIAKLSGNEIPATHSETPGIHITTTQWPGMVKQMNKIVMFHLQFWDVGDGAMKKYEHIKTTWENQADCVIFLFSFVDRGSFEEISQHITRMTKPKNNFTKLVIGTKFDQHAYSEITQRDIRDFEHTWKVPILKIRNVPDTETKNDINEISQILTTICEHLWHRDIVLAGRSVPTSDGKISAC